CACAGGTCGCCGCTGGTATCTGATGGCCTGGGACGTCGACCGCGACGACTGGCGTACGTTCCGGCTCGACCGGATGGGCGCGGCGACCGCGACGACCTGGCGCTTCCGAGCGCGCGAGCATCCGGATCCGGTCGCGTACGTGCAGCGGTCGGTGACCGAGGCGCCGTACCGGTATCTCGCCCGCGTGCGGGTGCACGCCCAGCCGGACCGGGTGCGGGCGTTGGTGCCACCGCAGGTCGGGCGTGTCGAGGACGACCGCGACGGATGGTGCGTGCTGGTCGTCGGCGGCGAGAGCCTGGACTGGCTCGCCGCGCATCTGGCACGCCTCGATCACGAGATGGAGGTGCTGGAGCCTCCCGAGTTGCGCGAGGCCGTCGGCCGCCTCGCCCGTCGCCTCGCCGTGCTGGCGGGTGGGCCATCGGAACCGGGCGGGTAGTGGCGCAGCGCGTAGTGCCGCAGCGACACCGGGCTGCCGTCCGGGGCGGTCCATGGTGCCGTGCTCGTCCCGACGCGCCGCCAGCCGGTGCGCTCGTAGAGCGCGGCGGCCGCGGCACCACCGGCGGCCAGCTCCAGCACCAGGTCCGTACCGCGTCTGCTCGCCCACTGGCGGGCACGGTCTAGCAGCGCGCTGCCCAGCGCCAACCCTCGGGCGGACGGCACCACGAAGAGGCGAGCCACCTCGGCTGTCGGCCGGGCCGGCGGCCCGCCCACCGGGTCGGGGATCCGATGCACCGCGACATGCCCCACGACGGCCCCGTCGGCGTCGACCGCCACCCAGGCGCGCGCCGGGTGCGGCTCGCGCAGCCAGCGGTGCGGGTCGGCGGGCCAGTTCAGCGGG
This portion of the Micromonospora zamorensis genome encodes:
- a CDS encoding GNAT family N-acetyltransferase; the protein is MNQPRIRRRRATDLDGCVAGLAEVHRVDRYPLNWPADPHRWLREPHPARAWVAVDADGAVVGHVAVHRIPDPVGGPPARPTAEVARLFVVPSARGLALGSALLDRARQWASRRGTDLVLELAAGGAAAAALYERTGWRRVGTSTAPWTAPDGSPVSLRHYALRHYPPGSDGPPASTARRRARRPTASRNSGGSSTSIS